A genomic window from Candidatus Zixiibacteriota bacterium includes:
- a CDS encoding dockerin type I domain-containing protein: MQRPYLILALMLSLILSNIIQAENVIEHQYVGSTLWNNTYRIATQDNLAFMTMKYGITILDISDPTRPEFISKIFTTGERRTSAYVFPNGDYLYSAGAANSIYIYDISNPYEPTEAGVIPTERRILDFAREGKYLYVCGEYREFYIFDISEPAQPVLVSNTSHCCGGRTVAISVSGNTACLANYEDKNLEIIDITNPTAPQSKSSCEISARDVFMVGKLAYLATGSNGLIILDLTDPAHPVEIGKFDIFDEHLWARRVYVSGNYAYIVHGNRDGYTIVDISDPTNPFLVVQETKDFYATDFLVKDDLLLITDNVKGLKIVEASALEQFNIIGEYKTSSGVQKIDIRDNMAYAATDEGHFYCVDISAPDNPLVVGEVLSDGIQKYGNDVLIHGDYAYVLQGSTLDIIDVSNSSDPNLISSVKYDWFGYKMTISDDLLYIIAVFSGMQVIDISDPLSPVVIGEYSNNSHIRGIEVTGSIAYLGEQHGMHIVDIANPYNPVKIGMYDNRNTDVRGIKVVGDRAYITHQHANLEILDISDYQNIQVVSTIDGNGNDVSRVFQVGDYIFVGEEYSVDVYDIFIESEPLVISQFSTLGGDMEDLEIIGNYLYGAASSGFIIMSATIDQAEYGDVDNSGSINVGDAVCLINYIFKDGSPPSPVRAGDSNGDRHIDVGDVVYLINHIFKNGPPPVVY; the protein is encoded by the coding sequence ATGCAGAGACCTTATCTAATTCTGGCTTTAATGTTATCCTTAATATTATCCAATATAATTCAAGCCGAAAATGTGATCGAACATCAATATGTCGGCAGTACTTTATGGAATAATACTTATCGAATCGCGACGCAGGATAATTTGGCGTTTATGACAATGAAATATGGAATCACAATTTTGGATATCAGTGACCCGACGCGTCCTGAGTTTATCTCCAAAATTTTTACTACCGGTGAGCGCCGCACCAGTGCCTATGTTTTCCCAAACGGTGATTATTTATATTCGGCGGGGGCCGCCAATAGCATATATATATACGATATTTCCAATCCATATGAGCCAACCGAAGCCGGTGTTATCCCAACGGAAAGGCGCATTCTTGATTTTGCACGGGAGGGCAAATACTTGTATGTCTGCGGGGAATACCGTGAATTTTATATCTTTGATATTTCAGAGCCCGCGCAGCCTGTATTGGTATCCAATACCAGTCACTGCTGCGGAGGAAGAACCGTTGCGATATCGGTGTCTGGAAACACGGCCTGTTTGGCCAATTATGAGGATAAAAACTTGGAAATTATTGACATTACCAATCCGACTGCTCCGCAATCAAAATCAAGTTGTGAAATCTCTGCCCGTGACGTATTCATGGTTGGAAAATTGGCCTATTTGGCCACAGGAAGCAATGGGTTGATTATTCTTGATCTGACCGATCCCGCCCATCCCGTTGAAATTGGAAAATTCGATATATTCGATGAACATTTATGGGCCAGGAGAGTATATGTGAGCGGAAATTATGCTTATATCGTCCATGGCAATAGAGATGGCTATACGATTGTCGATATAAGTGATCCCACGAATCCATTTCTTGTCGTTCAAGAGACTAAAGATTTTTACGCGACTGATTTTTTGGTTAAAGATGATTTGCTTTTGATTACTGATAATGTTAAGGGGTTGAAAATTGTTGAAGCCTCCGCGCTCGAACAATTTAATATAATTGGGGAATATAAAACCAGTTCAGGAGTCCAAAAAATCGACATCCGCGATAATATGGCGTACGCTGCGACTGATGAAGGGCATTTTTATTGTGTTGATATCTCCGCGCCGGATAATCCGCTGGTAGTAGGGGAGGTCCTTTCCGACGGTATCCAAAAATACGGTAATGATGTATTAATTCACGGGGATTATGCCTATGTTTTACAGGGTTCCACTCTTGATATAATAGATGTATCAAATTCATCCGATCCAAATTTGATATCGAGCGTTAAATATGATTGGTTTGGATATAAGATGACAATATCGGACGATTTGCTTTATATCATAGCGGTGTTCAGCGGGATGCAGGTTATTGATATTTCCGACCCTCTTTCTCCGGTAGTAATTGGTGAATACTCTAATAACTCACATATACGTGGAATTGAAGTTACTGGCAGCATCGCCTATCTTGGAGAACAGCATGGCATGCACATCGTCGATATAGCCAATCCTTACAATCCCGTGAAAATCGGAATGTATGATAATCGGAATACCGATGTTAGAGGGATTAAGGTCGTGGGGGACCGGGCGTATATTACGCATCAGCACGCGAATCTTGAAATTCTCGATATATCCGACTATCAAAACATTCAAGTCGTGAGCACCATTGACGGAAACGGCAATGATGTTTCACGCGTTTTTCAAGTAGGTGATTATATTTTTGTCGGTGAAGAATATTCGGTCGATGTTTATGATATTTTTATTGAATCGGAACCCCTGGTTATATCTCAATTTTCAACTCTGGGCGGGGATATGGAGGATTTGGAAATAATTGGGAATTATCTGTATGGAGCCGCGAGCAGCGGATTTATAATTATGTCCGCCACGATTGATCAAGCCGAATATGGCGATGTGGATAATTCCGGTTCAATAAATGTCGGCGATGCGGTCTGTCTAATAAATTATATATTCAAAGACGGCTCGCCGCCCTCACCTGTTCGAGCCGGTGATTCCAATGGCGATAGACATATCGATGTAGGCGATGTCGTCTACCTGATAAATCATATTTTCAAGAATGGACCCCCACCAGTCGTGTACTAA
- a CDS encoding OsmC family protein, protein MNIEMNWRGGYKFSGQSMYGHEISTDASKKIGGAEDGYQPLELLMFGLAGCTGIDVVLIAGKMKQEITDFRIKIEAEQREESPRAFIKAHIEYIFEGKNLDRNKLEKAIKLSDEKYCSASATLKGVTEITHSCIIKGE, encoded by the coding sequence TTGAATATAGAAATGAACTGGCGGGGAGGATATAAATTCTCGGGGCAATCGATGTACGGCCACGAAATATCGACCGATGCCTCGAAAAAAATAGGGGGGGCCGAGGATGGATATCAGCCCCTGGAACTATTGATGTTTGGTTTGGCTGGGTGTACCGGAATCGATGTTGTCCTGATTGCCGGGAAAATGAAACAGGAAATTACAGATTTTAGGATTAAAATAGAAGCCGAACAACGTGAAGAAAGCCCGAGGGCGTTTATCAAAGCCCATATTGAATATATTTTCGAGGGGAAAAACCTCGATCGGAATAAATTGGAGAAGGCTATCAAGCTATCCGATGAAAAATATTGCAGCGCCTCAGCGACACTCAAAGGCGTAACCGAAATAACTCATAGTTGTATAATTAAGGGAGAATAA
- a CDS encoding DUF302 domain-containing protein, whose translation MNLEYEVTTDKPFDQVVKRVEELTAEKMFRVLHVHDVRATLAEKGFEREPLKIIEICNAKFAHEALQKEMSVSLFMPCKINVFTSGGKTVVKAIRPAAISEFFPEAGLDDLATSVDKTITDIVDGAVKGD comes from the coding sequence ATGAATCTGGAATATGAAGTAACAACCGATAAACCGTTTGACCAGGTCGTCAAAAGAGTTGAGGAGTTGACCGCCGAAAAAATGTTCCGAGTTTTGCACGTCCACGATGTCCGGGCGACCCTGGCCGAAAAAGGATTTGAAAGAGAACCTTTGAAAATAATCGAAATTTGCAACGCCAAATTCGCCCATGAGGCCCTGCAGAAAGAAATGAGCGTATCGCTGTTTATGCCCTGCAAAATTAATGTCTTTACCTCAGGCGGGAAAACGGTCGTAAAAGCAATACGCCCGGCTGCTATATCCGAATTTTTCCCGGAAGCCGGTTTGGATGATCTCGCAACCAGCGTAGACAAAACAATTACCGATATTGTTGATGGAGCCGTTAAAGGAGACTGA
- a CDS encoding zinc ribbon domain-containing protein: MPIFEYKCKDCGHCFEELVGVTEPEGSPLCPKCGSEKCEKQFSAFALNSSGNSTAKAAPACANNNCGFT, from the coding sequence ATGCCAATTTTCGAATATAAATGCAAAGATTGCGGCCACTGTTTTGAAGAGCTGGTTGGTGTAACCGAACCGGAAGGCTCGCCTTTGTGCCCGAAATGCGGATCGGAAAAATGCGAAAAACAATTTTCAGCTTTTGCCCTTAATTCATCAGGAAATTCAACCGCCAAAGCCGCTCCCGCTTGTGCCAATAACAACTGCGGATTTACCTGA
- a CDS encoding UvrD-helicase domain-containing protein: protein MSRLLDNLNDRQLAAVTKTEGPLLVVAVAGSGKTRVLTHRLAYIISEQKAKPWEVLAVTFTNKAAGEMKGRIESLLGFDIDRMWVSTFHSFCSRFLRQEAKHLGYPSNFTILDSDDSKSLIKRSINELGLNGTSQFTPDSVLRKISNAKNSIYTAEMFASEADGYYDEKVARVFMLYEQKLRQSAAFDFDDLIVMTVRILSENVEVSQKWQNRFRYIMVDEYQDTNHAQYLLLKTLTGPDKNICVVGDEDQSIYGWRGADISNILNFENDYPGADVIKLEQNYRSTQLILDSASSVIKNNTSRKDKILWSDIDGGDKIIIGFHESQGDEADWVINHCLAMREKTTLRDIVILYRTNAQSRAFEEALRRENTPYQIIGGMSFYQRKEIKDIVAYLKLISNAKDEASFVRVVNYPKRALGQTSLEKLSDYARENNLSHLEASRQAQLIESLNGRARSGFQKYAELIGKFVEDSNRLPVDKLIQRIIDETGLDKALADGDPVTSENRLENLDEFIAAAAEFFHHNAEPTLDNFLAEITLYTDLDNYQDTDEKLTLMTLHNAKGLEYDNVFITGLEDGLFPLARSFDDPAMLEEERRLFYVGTTRARYQLILTAARFRHRFGGRESMPSRFLREIPENITDTIDRRSYKYEFGLTRTVNNIKTPTRKKPEGVYYEYENGEGIRPGCIVEHPKFGQGRVISINGAGENMRVDVDFSSLGPIKLIAKYAHLTVISQ, encoded by the coding sequence ATGAGCAGACTGCTTGACAATCTCAATGATCGCCAGCTTGCGGCTGTGACCAAAACCGAAGGACCTCTGCTGGTCGTGGCCGTGGCCGGATCGGGCAAAACCAGGGTACTTACCCATCGTCTGGCTTATATTATTTCCGAACAGAAAGCGAAACCGTGGGAAGTTTTGGCGGTAACATTTACCAATAAAGCCGCGGGCGAGATGAAGGGGCGGATCGAATCGCTTCTGGGATTTGATATCGACCGAATGTGGGTTTCGACGTTTCATTCATTTTGTTCCCGCTTTCTCCGCCAGGAAGCAAAGCATCTGGGATATCCGTCTAACTTTACTATTCTCGATAGCGACGACAGCAAATCTCTGATCAAGCGGTCTATTAACGAATTAGGACTAAACGGCACGTCGCAGTTTACACCCGACTCGGTCCTGCGAAAAATATCCAATGCTAAAAACAGCATTTATACGGCCGAGATGTTCGCTTCTGAAGCCGACGGATATTACGATGAGAAAGTGGCCCGGGTATTTATGCTTTACGAGCAAAAGCTGCGCCAATCGGCCGCATTTGATTTTGATGATTTGATCGTCATGACGGTCAGAATTCTAAGCGAAAATGTGGAAGTCAGCCAAAAATGGCAGAACCGTTTTCGATACATCATGGTGGATGAATACCAGGATACCAATCATGCTCAATACCTGCTCTTGAAAACCCTGACCGGACCGGATAAAAATATTTGTGTGGTCGGCGACGAGGATCAATCGATTTACGGCTGGCGGGGAGCCGACATCTCCAATATTCTAAATTTTGAAAATGATTATCCGGGCGCCGACGTTATCAAGCTGGAGCAGAATTACCGAAGCACACAATTGATTTTAGACTCGGCGTCATCAGTTATTAAAAATAACACTTCGCGCAAGGACAAAATCCTCTGGTCGGATATTGATGGCGGGGATAAAATAATTATCGGTTTTCATGAATCCCAGGGAGACGAGGCCGATTGGGTGATAAACCACTGTCTTGCCATGCGGGAGAAGACAACGCTTAGAGACATAGTAATCCTGTACCGTACCAATGCTCAATCTCGCGCTTTTGAAGAAGCATTGCGGCGGGAAAATACCCCTTACCAGATCATCGGCGGAATGTCTTTTTATCAGCGTAAGGAGATAAAAGATATTGTCGCTTATCTAAAACTGATTTCAAATGCAAAAGATGAGGCGTCTTTTGTTCGCGTCGTTAATTATCCCAAACGAGCCCTGGGGCAGACATCACTGGAAAAGTTATCTGATTACGCGAGAGAAAATAATCTGTCCCATCTGGAAGCGTCGCGGCAGGCTCAGTTAATTGAATCGTTAAACGGACGTGCCCGGAGTGGATTTCAAAAATACGCTGAATTGATTGGAAAATTCGTTGAAGATTCTAATCGTCTTCCGGTTGATAAATTAATTCAGCGGATTATTGATGAAACCGGATTGGATAAAGCGCTAGCTGATGGTGATCCGGTGACCAGCGAAAACAGACTTGAGAACCTCGATGAATTCATCGCCGCCGCGGCGGAATTTTTCCATCATAACGCCGAGCCGACTCTTGATAATTTTCTGGCCGAGATTACACTCTATACCGACCTCGACAATTATCAGGATACCGATGAAAAGCTAACTTTGATGACTCTGCATAATGCCAAGGGCCTGGAATACGATAATGTTTTTATCACCGGCCTGGAAGATGGACTTTTCCCCCTGGCCCGATCTTTCGATGACCCGGCTATGCTTGAAGAAGAGCGGCGGTTGTTTTATGTGGGAACGACTCGCGCCAGATACCAATTGATTTTGACGGCGGCTCGGTTTCGCCATCGATTCGGGGGAAGAGAATCAATGCCTTCGCGGTTTTTGCGGGAAATCCCGGAAAATATTACCGATACGATTGATCGCCGCTCTTATAAATATGAATTTGGTCTGACCCGGACAGTCAATAATATAAAAACCCCAACAAGGAAAAAACCAGAAGGGGTTTATTATGAATATGAAAACGGCGAGGGGATTCGTCCCGGATGCATTGTCGAGCACCCCAAATTCGGGCAGGGACGCGTTATATCAATAAACGGCGCTGGTGAAAATATGCGCGTCGATGTTGATTTTTCTTCGCTCGGCCCAATAAAACTAATTGCTAAATACGCTCATTTGACCGTTATCAGTCAATAG
- the hemW gene encoding radical SAM family heme chaperone HemW, giving the protein MAKLSKLSGTTSQPSPPDCALTASGRSINSIFRPQPGPLALYVHFPFCNNLCYYCDFFKVKFSEELAQRYYLALLRETELVLSAFEQEPVEISSIYIGGGTPSLVDTDFFEKWISLVSAFCTFSSGFEFSIETNPESLTATFAEKTFRAGANRIIIGVQSFDEKSLKKLGRFQNSKSIYQAFYNARMAGFKNIGIDLIFGLPGQTMKKLRHDIDRALALQPNHISFYQLTVEPGTALEEKTNSGKVVLPDEDQQAQMYRLGSHILMDKKFARYEISNFAPKEFRCRQNISYWNGSPYIGLGPAAHGYIDNHRYHNISGVDTYIEMIEEGQFPFAGIENLSREQIFTETVMLSLRRAKGIDKSLLLQEYGEWALELLEGKTVAPFINDGYLEIEDNHLCLTDSGFLLADKIIEMLLYE; this is encoded by the coding sequence TTGGCGAAGCTTTCGAAATTATCTGGCACAACCTCACAACCTTCCCCACCCGATTGCGCCCTGACCGCCTCGGGTCGCTCGATTAATTCAATATTCAGGCCGCAACCCGGGCCTTTGGCCCTTTATGTTCATTTTCCTTTCTGTAATAATCTCTGCTATTATTGCGATTTTTTTAAGGTTAAATTTTCGGAGGAACTGGCGCAGCGATATTATTTGGCTTTGCTCCGAGAAACGGAACTGGTCTTATCGGCCTTTGAACAAGAACCGGTGGAAATATCATCTATTTATATCGGAGGGGGAACACCGTCGCTGGTCGATACCGATTTTTTTGAAAAATGGATATCTTTGGTTAGTGCTTTCTGTACTTTTTCGTCCGGTTTTGAATTCAGCATCGAAACCAATCCCGAATCATTGACCGCCACTTTCGCGGAAAAAACGTTTCGAGCCGGGGCGAATCGAATAATAATCGGAGTACAGTCGTTTGATGAAAAATCTCTTAAGAAATTGGGGCGATTTCAAAATTCAAAAAGTATTTATCAGGCGTTTTATAATGCTCGCATGGCCGGATTTAAAAATATCGGAATCGATTTGATATTCGGTCTTCCCGGCCAAACGATGAAGAAATTGCGGCATGATATTGACCGCGCGCTGGCCCTGCAACCGAACCATATTTCATTTTATCAATTGACGGTAGAACCGGGAACGGCTCTGGAGGAAAAAACAAATTCGGGAAAAGTGGTTTTGCCCGATGAAGATCAACAAGCTCAGATGTATCGTTTGGGTTCGCATATATTGATGGATAAAAAATTCGCGCGCTACGAAATCTCTAACTTCGCGCCGAAAGAATTCCGGTGCCGTCAAAATATTTCTTACTGGAACGGATCGCCGTATATCGGGCTCGGTCCGGCCGCACATGGGTATATTGACAATCACCGCTATCATAATATTTCAGGGGTTGACACGTATATCGAGATGATTGAGGAGGGGCAATTTCCTTTCGCCGGAATCGAAAACCTAAGCCGGGAACAGATTTTTACCGAAACGGTCATGCTTTCACTGCGAAGAGCCAAAGGCATTGATAAGAGTTTGCTTTTGCAAGAATATGGCGAATGGGCTCTGGAATTGCTGGAAGGAAAAACCGTCGCCCCTTTTATAAACGACGGCTATCTTGAAATTGAGGATAATCATCTGTGCCTTACCGACTCCGGATTCCTTTTGGCCGATAAAATAATTGAGATGTTACTATATGAGTGA
- the lepB gene encoding signal peptidase I: protein MDYNETQYGNNSGFDTGAETGYNAGYETGEFTPRQEVALQRVSKKTKTEKPIWRQYGETIVIALLAAMILRLFVVSAYRVSSGSMEDSLTEGDYIFVNKLAYNWSPPQAGDIIVFENPFEDSKDFIKRITAVEGQTVEIIDKVLYVDGQVAPIPSLSKHIDNRIFPSVLSNRDNFGPMMVPANQIFVLGDNRDDSQDSRFWGCLDKSYIKGKAIFVYFSYAPDPNSPEWKAPYVGEAFEIIWHNLTTFPTRLRPDRLGSLD from the coding sequence ATGGATTATAATGAAACACAGTATGGGAACAATTCCGGTTTCGATACTGGCGCCGAAACCGGGTACAATGCCGGTTATGAAACCGGTGAGTTTACGCCGCGGCAGGAAGTCGCCCTTCAGCGGGTAAGCAAAAAGACCAAAACCGAAAAACCGATCTGGCGGCAGTACGGCGAGACAATAGTCATCGCACTTCTGGCGGCAATGATTCTGAGACTCTTTGTGGTTTCGGCTTATCGCGTCTCGTCCGGTTCGATGGAAGATTCTCTGACCGAAGGCGATTATATTTTTGTCAATAAACTGGCCTACAACTGGTCGCCTCCGCAGGCGGGCGATATTATTGTGTTTGAAAATCCGTTTGAGGATTCCAAGGATTTTATCAAAAGAATCACCGCCGTTGAGGGGCAGACAGTTGAGATAATCGATAAGGTTCTTTATGTTGACGGTCAAGTCGCGCCGATACCATCTTTGTCCAAACATATCGATAACAGAATTTTTCCATCGGTTTTATCCAACCGTGATAATTTCGGGCCGATGATGGTCCCGGCCAACCAGATTTTTGTTCTCGGCGATAATCGCGACGACAGCCAGGACAGTCGTTTCTGGGGTTGTCTCGATAAAAGCTATATCAAGGGGAAGGCAATTTTCGTATATTTCTCGTATGCACCCGATCCCAACTCACCGGAATGGAAAGCGCCGTACGTTGGCGAAGCTTTCGAAATTATCTGGCACAACCTCACAACCTTCCCCACCCGATTGCGCCCTGACCGCCTCGGGTCGCTCGATTAA
- the lptC gene encoding LPS export ABC transporter periplasmic protein LptC, whose amino-acid sequence MKFSDKIIFFSMILYSCLMMACGEESIRPPHSAITLTDSIQPDQVTTNAHIYLYKKGYKTTDLLADEIQQFTQRDSMIAINLHADFYDSLGQRLSTLTSKWGYIRQDDNFMAVNGEVVLIGEDSVTLLTEYLEWDGQKDSVVTDSFVTIIRPGGDTLTSREGMQSDPQLKNISFKKASGRLTDVEKVKDENR is encoded by the coding sequence GTGAAGTTTTCAGACAAAATTATCTTCTTCTCCATGATTTTATATAGTTGTTTAATGATGGCCTGTGGGGAAGAATCTATCCGTCCGCCTCATTCCGCCATTACTCTGACCGATTCTATCCAACCCGACCAGGTGACGACCAATGCCCATATTTATCTTTACAAGAAAGGGTATAAAACAACCGATTTGCTGGCTGATGAAATTCAGCAGTTTACTCAGCGCGACTCAATGATCGCGATAAACCTGCATGCTGATTTTTATGATTCTCTGGGGCAGCGACTATCGACTTTGACCTCGAAATGGGGCTATATTCGCCAGGATGATAATTTTATGGCAGTCAATGGCGAGGTTGTGCTTATCGGCGAGGATTCGGTAACTCTCCTGACGGAATATCTCGAATGGGACGGCCAAAAAGATTCGGTCGTTACCGATAGTTTTGTAACCATTATCCGACCGGGAGGCGATACTTTGACAAGCAGAGAGGGGATGCAGTCGGACCCTCAGCTCAAAAATATTTCATTCAAGAAAGCGAGCGGACGATTGACCGATGTAGAAAAGGTGAAAGATGAAAATCGCTAA